The Blastococcus sp. HT6-4 genome window below encodes:
- a CDS encoding type II toxin-antitoxin system VapC family toxin, which yields MTIVVDASAVVAALIDGGPDGSWARAGLRAEDLAAPSHVYVEVSNVLRRAVLAGRLGADVGALAHRDLVGLPLTSFPFEPLADRVWELHPAVTAYDAAYVALAEALDAPLWTLDRRLAAAPGPRCSFRLPQP from the coding sequence GTGACCATCGTGGTCGACGCGTCCGCCGTCGTCGCCGCGCTGATCGACGGGGGCCCGGACGGCTCGTGGGCGCGCGCCGGGCTGCGCGCTGAGGACCTCGCGGCGCCGTCGCACGTGTACGTCGAGGTATCGAACGTGCTCCGGCGGGCCGTCCTCGCCGGCCGGCTCGGTGCGGACGTCGGCGCGCTCGCCCACCGTGACCTCGTCGGGCTGCCGCTGACGAGCTTCCCGTTCGAACCACTGGCCGACCGCGTGTGGGAACTGCACCCCGCCGTCACCGCGTACGACGCCGCCTACGTCGCGCTGGCCGAGGCGCTCGATGCACCGCTGTGGACCCTCGACCGGCGTCTCGCCGCTGCTCCCGGTCCGCGGTGCTCCTTCCGACTGCCCCAGCCGTGA
- a CDS encoding FitA-like ribbon-helix-helix domain-containing protein: protein MPVSVTIRGVPDDARDELAARAARAGQSLQEYLRAELVALARRPSPDALWDRVQHRVITTGSRLSGDAILELRDADRA, encoded by the coding sequence ATGCCCGTATCCGTGACCATCCGGGGCGTCCCCGATGACGCGAGGGACGAGCTCGCGGCTCGCGCGGCCCGAGCCGGTCAGTCGCTGCAGGAGTACCTGCGTGCAGAACTGGTGGCGCTCGCGCGGCGCCCCAGCCCGGATGCCTTGTGGGACCGCGTGCAGCACCGCGTGATCACCACCGGCAGTCGGCTGTCCGGTGACGCGATCCTCGAGCTGCGCGACGCCGACCGCGCGTGA
- a CDS encoding helix-turn-helix domain-containing protein — protein MLTVDQAAERLGVEPEQVRRLIRAGKLVARRVGRTLVLDEDAVEGRARLPITAGRALAPRTVWAALWQLSGEDVDWLPPGDRSRLLARLRGYDAERLVAAARDRAERHELRVLPAYRQRLLDADGVVPSGLTAAAAVGADIIAAEAAAEVYCTQGVLDQLRRELGLSERGEANLVVRVPRYEGLQLTGRAHMPVAVVAVDLAESPDVRTRRAGLDLLAAALGDLPR, from the coding sequence ATGCTGACCGTCGACCAGGCCGCCGAGCGTCTCGGCGTCGAACCTGAGCAGGTCCGCCGGCTGATCCGTGCCGGAAAGCTGGTGGCGCGCAGGGTTGGTCGGACTCTCGTGCTCGACGAGGATGCCGTCGAGGGTCGGGCGCGGCTGCCGATCACGGCAGGGCGTGCCCTGGCCCCGCGGACGGTGTGGGCCGCGCTGTGGCAGCTCTCCGGGGAGGACGTCGACTGGTTGCCGCCCGGTGACCGATCCCGGCTGCTGGCCCGGCTGCGGGGCTACGACGCCGAGCGGCTGGTCGCCGCAGCCCGGGACCGTGCGGAGCGCCACGAGCTGCGGGTCCTGCCTGCCTACCGGCAGCGGCTGCTCGACGCCGACGGCGTCGTCCCCTCCGGGCTGACCGCGGCGGCTGCCGTCGGCGCCGACATCATCGCTGCCGAGGCTGCGGCGGAGGTGTACTGCACGCAGGGCGTGCTGGACCAGCTGCGCCGCGAGCTGGGCCTGTCCGAGCGGGGGGAGGCCAACCTGGTCGTGCGCGTGCCCCGCTACGAGGGGCTGCAGCTGACCGGTCGCGCCCACATGCCGGTCGCGGTCGTCGCCGTCGACCTCGCCGAGTCGCCCGACGTGCGTACCCGGCGGGCCGGTCTCGACCTGCTCGCCGCCGCGCTGGGTGACCTTCCCCGGTGA
- a CDS encoding NAD(P)-dependent alcohol dehydrogenase, with protein MRAVQYRTIGGEPEVVDVPTPEPGPGQVRLRVTAAGLCHSDAFVMSLSAEQYVYGLPLTLGHEGAGVVDALGEGATGVEVGEPVAVYGPWGCGLCHACAQGAENYCPRAAELGIAPPGLGSPGALAEYMIVDDVRHLVPLGDLDPVATVSLTDAGLTPYHAIVSSLPALPAGSTAVVIGARGLGHVGIQILRAITGATVIALDVSEDKLKLAREVGAHRALPSDESAVAAIRELTRGVGAQVVFDFVGAPPTLEIARKSVALDGVVQIVGIGGGLLPTGFFSTPMGASVRAPYWGTRSELMEVLDLARAGAIHVEVERYSLDQAPEAYRKLHEGTIRGRAVVVPGE; from the coding sequence ATGCGCGCGGTGCAGTACCGGACCATTGGCGGCGAGCCCGAGGTGGTCGACGTCCCGACGCCGGAGCCGGGCCCGGGGCAGGTCCGGCTGCGGGTGACCGCCGCGGGGCTGTGCCACTCCGACGCGTTCGTCATGAGCCTGTCGGCCGAGCAGTACGTCTACGGCCTGCCGCTCACGCTCGGGCACGAGGGCGCGGGTGTCGTCGACGCACTGGGTGAGGGTGCCACCGGGGTCGAGGTCGGTGAGCCGGTGGCGGTCTACGGGCCGTGGGGATGCGGGCTGTGCCACGCCTGCGCCCAGGGTGCGGAGAACTACTGCCCGCGGGCCGCGGAGCTGGGCATCGCGCCGCCCGGGCTGGGCTCTCCCGGCGCGCTGGCCGAGTACATGATCGTCGACGACGTCCGGCACCTGGTGCCGCTCGGCGACCTCGACCCAGTGGCCACCGTGTCGCTGACCGACGCGGGGCTGACGCCGTACCACGCGATCGTCTCCAGCCTGCCGGCTCTGCCGGCCGGGAGCACGGCCGTGGTGATCGGCGCCCGCGGCCTCGGGCACGTGGGCATCCAGATCCTGCGGGCGATCACCGGCGCGACCGTGATCGCGCTGGACGTGTCCGAGGACAAGCTGAAGCTGGCCCGCGAGGTGGGGGCGCACCGCGCGCTGCCGTCGGACGAGTCGGCCGTAGCGGCGATCCGGGAGCTGACCCGCGGGGTGGGGGCCCAGGTGGTGTTCGACTTCGTCGGCGCCCCGCCGACCCTGGAGATCGCCCGGAAGTCGGTGGCGCTCGACGGCGTCGTCCAGATCGTCGGGATCGGCGGCGGGCTGCTGCCCACCGGCTTCTTCTCGACGCCGATGGGCGCGTCGGTGCGGGCGCCGTACTGGGGCACCCGGTCGGAGCTGATGGAGGTGCTCGACCTGGCGCGGGCCGGGGCGATCCACGTGGAGGTGGAGCGGTACTCGCTCGACCAGGCGCCGGAGGCGTACCGGAAGCTGCACGAGGGCACGATCCGCGGCCGCGCCGTCGTCGTCCCCGGGGAGTAA
- a CDS encoding DUF3048 domain-containing protein, whose product MLVVAGVVVWPAVKPHVSALPFLDSVLAGTSPSGPTWPLTGVPADTIPDRPALAVKIENSVAARPQTGLNAADMVWEQVVEGGITRFVAVYHSTLPPEIGPVRSIRPMDPAIAAPLGGLLAFSGGVPAYVTAAQDAGLQVLTQDSGVDGFFRTTTRSAPHNVHAAPQTLLDQADATHRASPGAQFDHATTGQQPTAVDTGQQTTTLDLTLSGISSPRWSWSAAYGRWLRAEGSTPAVEADGARIGAANVVVLRVDVVQTEARDPAGNPVPETILTGSGRALVASGGHTVEATWSKPAVGDRVELADADGDPVTLAPGTTWVELVPHSGAVATG is encoded by the coding sequence GTGCTGGTGGTCGCCGGTGTCGTCGTGTGGCCGGCGGTCAAGCCGCATGTGTCAGCCCTGCCGTTCCTCGACTCGGTGCTCGCGGGCACGTCGCCGTCCGGGCCCACCTGGCCGCTGACCGGCGTGCCGGCCGACACGATCCCCGACCGCCCGGCGCTCGCCGTGAAGATTGAGAACTCCGTCGCCGCCCGCCCGCAGACGGGGCTCAACGCCGCCGACATGGTGTGGGAGCAGGTCGTCGAGGGCGGCATCACCCGGTTCGTCGCCGTCTACCACTCCACCCTGCCGCCCGAGATCGGCCCCGTGCGGTCGATCCGGCCGATGGATCCCGCGATCGCCGCACCGCTCGGCGGGCTGCTCGCGTTCTCCGGCGGCGTGCCGGCCTACGTCACCGCCGCTCAGGACGCCGGACTGCAGGTGCTCACGCAGGACTCCGGCGTCGACGGGTTCTTCCGGACGACGACCCGCTCGGCGCCGCACAACGTCCACGCGGCGCCGCAGACCCTCCTCGACCAGGCCGACGCCACGCACCGCGCCTCACCCGGTGCCCAGTTCGACCACGCCACGACAGGCCAGCAGCCCACCGCCGTCGACACGGGGCAGCAGACGACCACGCTCGACCTCACGCTGTCGGGGATCAGCAGTCCCCGGTGGAGCTGGAGCGCCGCGTACGGTCGCTGGCTGCGTGCCGAGGGGAGCACCCCGGCGGTCGAGGCGGACGGCGCGCGGATCGGTGCCGCCAACGTCGTCGTCCTGCGCGTCGACGTCGTCCAGACGGAAGCTCGCGATCCGGCCGGCAATCCCGTGCCGGAGACGATCCTGACCGGCAGCGGGCGGGCCCTCGTTGCCTCCGGCGGGCACACGGTCGAGGCGACCTGGTCCAAGCCGGCCGTCGGTGACCGGGTGGAGTTGGCCGACGCGGACGGCGATCCCGTGACCCTGGCGCCCGGGACCACCTGGGTCGAGCTGGTACCCCACTCCGGAGCGGTCGCCACCGGCTGA
- a CDS encoding thioesterase family protein, translated as MEFEAFYLPLGDNRFAPTRATESPWDHSAQHGGPPSALLAHLAADAARVTGAGSRPARISVDFFGAIPRRELTVEVSPVRPGRRIDLTEAVMTVEGRTVAVARVWSLAVGPTPPVVTELSPPPAVPDSSPEVLFGLPDWGFGQALEWRYTAGSPQEPGPADVWTRVRVPLVAGLPLTGLDRALIAADAANGISVELPIDSWWSIPPGMTTHLTREPDGEWVHLACRTQIAADGIGLCHGELSDERGSIGEVAQPLLVQAR; from the coding sequence ATGGAGTTCGAGGCCTTCTACCTGCCGCTGGGCGACAACCGCTTCGCGCCCACCCGGGCCACGGAGAGCCCGTGGGACCACAGTGCCCAGCACGGCGGACCGCCGTCCGCGCTGCTGGCCCACCTCGCCGCGGACGCCGCCCGGGTGACCGGAGCAGGTTCCCGCCCGGCGCGGATCAGCGTCGACTTCTTCGGCGCCATCCCCCGCCGAGAGCTCACCGTCGAGGTTTCGCCCGTCCGCCCGGGGCGTCGAATCGACCTGACCGAGGCCGTGATGACCGTGGAGGGCCGCACCGTCGCCGTCGCCCGCGTGTGGTCGCTCGCCGTCGGACCCACCCCGCCGGTGGTCACCGAGCTCAGCCCGCCACCCGCCGTCCCCGACTCCTCGCCCGAGGTGCTGTTCGGCCTGCCCGACTGGGGCTTCGGGCAGGCCCTGGAGTGGCGCTACACCGCCGGGTCGCCGCAGGAGCCGGGGCCGGCCGACGTCTGGACCCGGGTGCGCGTCCCACTGGTCGCCGGCCTGCCGCTCACGGGTCTCGACCGCGCGCTCATCGCCGCCGACGCCGCCAACGGCATCTCGGTGGAGCTGCCCATCGACAGCTGGTGGTCCATCCCGCCGGGCATGACCACGCACCTGACCCGCGAGCCGGACGGCGAGTGGGTGCACCTGGCCTGCCGCACGCAGATCGCCGCCGACGGCATCGGGCTGTGCCACGGCGAGCTGTCGGACGAGCGCGGCTCGATCGGCGAGGTCGCCCAGCCGCTGCTCGTGCAGGCCCGCTGA
- a CDS encoding protein-tyrosine phosphatase family protein, with protein sequence MLADVLDDMKALRDEGHRLLVHCHGGASRTGLVLRGWLVREKGMSVEDATAHVAERWPHLGLWNDSFTEALNRFATGGAAM encoded by the coding sequence ATGCTCGCCGACGTCCTGGACGACATGAAGGCGCTGCGCGACGAGGGACACCGGCTGCTGGTGCACTGCCACGGCGGCGCCTCGCGCACCGGGCTGGTGCTGCGCGGCTGGCTGGTGCGCGAGAAGGGGATGTCGGTTGAGGACGCCACGGCGCACGTCGCCGAGCGCTGGCCGCACCTGGGCCTCTGGAACGACAGCTTCACCGAGGCACTGAACCGCTTCGCCACGGGCGGCGCAGCGATGTAA
- a CDS encoding biotin carboxylase N-terminal domain-containing protein translates to MTAATGKRPSRASTRGGRLSPLLIANGGDVAERIARAAAAEGMVSAAMAGADESDASHLAAADERHTLLGTASAASLDTVARATAATATCCDLLRPGYGFLSERSELAEAGEDAGRKRWIPLVFLGPSASVLCPSVTRCARRSRHPRAGGRGGRGGRRGVASLLAQTGAVMLKARAGGGGRGTAWSAAATTVAAAMTAPAPKKVVLPLPVTSLRRPWRSGSVPR, encoded by the coding sequence GTGACCGCCGCCACGGGCAAGCGGCCAAGCCGTGCAAGCACGCGCGGTGGACGACTCTCACCGCTACTGATCGCCAACGGCGGAGACGTCGCCGAACGCATCGCCCGCGCCGCGGCGGCCGAGGGCATGGTCAGCGCGGCCATGGCAGGCGCCGACGAGTCGGACGCCTCGCACCTGGCTGCCGCCGACGAACGCCACACCCTCCTCGGCACTGCGTCGGCCGCCTCCCTGGACACCGTCGCGCGCGCAACAGCGGCCACCGCCACCTGCTGTGACCTGCTCCGCCCCGGCTACGGATTCCTCTCGGAGCGCTCCGAGCTTGCCGAGGCGGGCGAGGACGCCGGCCGGAAACGCTGGATTCCGCTCGTCTTCCTTGGACCGAGCGCCTCCGTCCTGTGTCCCTCGGTGACAAGGTGCGCGCGGAGAAGCCGGCATCCCCGTGCTGGCGGGCGTGGTGGCCGGGGTGGACGTCGAGGTGTCGCCAGCCTGCTGGCACAGACCGGCGCCGTCATGCTCAAGGCCCGCGCCGGCGGAGGGGGGCGCGGCACCGCGTGGTCCGCCGCGGCGACGACGGTCGCCGCCGCCATGACCGCGCCCGCGCCAAAGAAGGTCGTACTGCCCCTTCCAGTTACATCGCTGCGCCGCCCGTGGCGAAGCGGTTCAGTGCCTCGGTGA
- a CDS encoding AAA family ATPase, giving the protein MKDEQSHDIGDIALAASRPAPDMDIAHEVSEVIAHMLGDGRSVIDPATTIWTAETAEDLRRRIGDNPILGKGAGQWEKLDQQLEGASRAVVLLAAELVFLREHPLRSALPETRKAHVERVLEHCDSPVAIPASMEEWLARPAGTAGFEPGSWYNGALWRHVIWAATFVRTWNELPESARDAARRDPWELQRAMLAAGDDRSDIRNALQFLARPETFEPISSTGMKLRIRAALADRIDGETGNSPESIDRDLLAIRATLAKEIDSPFHFWSPGVRELWDAPGADTGAAGDDKTGSDEPRPRHYWLYSPGPQASEWNEFSTNRIMAIGWDELGDLAGYQNRESIRQALTVEGSGGSMRNDVLGLWEFQNEMAIGDVVYAKRGRREIVGRGEITSDARFEPDRDQYRHVRSVQWTHTGAWEHPGDAPTKTLTDVTSYRDYVEKLEALFADDEAAEVTDELVTPAPVYDQAAFLEEVYLAEVDYDRLKALVLRKKNVILAGPPGVGKTYAAKRLAYSIMGAKDPSRVQMVQFHQSYSYEDFMMGYRPTESGGFTLTEGPFYRFCEQARKDDADRPYFFIVDEINRGNISKIFGELLMLIEADKRGQDLRLLYKNETFSVPANVHIIGMMNTADRSLAVLDYALRRRFGFFEMTPGFDSTGFIHWQQSADSPSLDRLVSVVINLNKAIAADPALGGGFAIGHSFLCRPADGDADDAWLYSVVEDELVPLLDEYWFDEPQTAADWATKLRDAVA; this is encoded by the coding sequence GTGAAGGACGAGCAATCTCACGACATCGGGGACATCGCCCTTGCCGCATCGCGCCCAGCTCCGGACATGGACATCGCGCACGAGGTCTCCGAGGTCATCGCCCACATGCTCGGCGACGGCCGCTCGGTCATCGACCCGGCCACGACGATCTGGACGGCAGAGACGGCCGAGGACCTTCGGCGCAGGATCGGGGACAACCCCATCCTCGGCAAAGGCGCAGGGCAGTGGGAGAAACTCGACCAGCAACTGGAAGGCGCATCGCGTGCCGTCGTGCTGCTTGCAGCAGAGCTCGTCTTCCTGCGCGAGCATCCCCTGCGCTCCGCCTTGCCAGAGACCCGCAAAGCGCATGTCGAACGGGTACTCGAGCACTGCGACTCCCCCGTGGCGATCCCCGCATCGATGGAGGAGTGGCTCGCCCGTCCCGCCGGTACTGCGGGATTTGAGCCAGGCAGCTGGTACAACGGCGCCCTGTGGCGGCACGTCATCTGGGCCGCGACATTCGTGCGCACATGGAACGAACTGCCCGAAAGCGCTCGGGACGCCGCCCGGCGCGACCCATGGGAACTGCAGCGAGCCATGCTCGCCGCTGGCGACGACCGCTCAGATATCCGCAACGCGCTGCAGTTCCTCGCCCGCCCCGAAACGTTCGAGCCCATCTCGTCGACCGGCATGAAGTTGCGAATCCGAGCAGCCCTCGCGGACCGGATCGACGGCGAGACCGGCAACAGCCCAGAATCGATCGACCGAGATCTTCTCGCGATCCGCGCCACCTTGGCCAAGGAGATCGACAGTCCGTTCCACTTCTGGTCCCCTGGTGTGCGCGAGCTGTGGGACGCCCCCGGCGCCGACACGGGTGCGGCCGGGGACGACAAGACCGGTTCGGACGAGCCCCGGCCTCGCCACTACTGGCTCTACTCTCCGGGGCCACAGGCATCTGAATGGAACGAGTTCTCGACCAACCGCATCATGGCCATCGGGTGGGACGAGCTCGGCGACCTCGCCGGCTACCAGAACCGGGAGTCGATCCGCCAGGCCCTCACCGTCGAGGGCTCCGGCGGATCTATGAGAAACGACGTGCTGGGCCTCTGGGAGTTCCAGAACGAGATGGCGATCGGCGACGTCGTCTACGCCAAGCGCGGCAGGCGGGAGATCGTCGGCCGCGGAGAGATCACCTCCGACGCACGATTTGAGCCAGACCGCGACCAGTACCGTCACGTTCGCTCGGTCCAGTGGACCCACACCGGCGCGTGGGAGCATCCGGGAGACGCGCCGACGAAGACACTCACCGACGTCACGTCGTACCGGGATTACGTCGAGAAGCTCGAGGCCCTTTTCGCCGACGACGAGGCCGCTGAGGTGACCGACGAGCTGGTGACGCCGGCACCGGTCTACGACCAGGCCGCCTTCCTCGAGGAGGTCTACCTCGCTGAGGTCGACTACGACAGGTTGAAGGCCCTCGTGCTGCGAAAGAAGAACGTCATCCTCGCCGGCCCTCCCGGCGTCGGCAAGACGTACGCTGCCAAACGCCTCGCCTACTCGATCATGGGCGCAAAGGATCCAAGCCGAGTTCAGATGGTCCAATTCCATCAGAGCTATTCGTACGAGGACTTCATGATGGGCTACCGCCCCACGGAGTCCGGCGGGTTCACACTCACCGAAGGCCCGTTCTACCGGTTCTGCGAGCAGGCGCGGAAGGACGACGCCGACCGGCCGTACTTCTTCATCGTCGACGAGATCAATCGCGGCAACATCTCCAAGATATTCGGCGAGCTACTCATGCTGATCGAGGCGGACAAGCGCGGCCAGGATCTGAGGCTCCTCTACAAGAACGAAACCTTCTCCGTCCCGGCGAACGTCCACATCATCGGCATGATGAACACGGCTGACCGCAGCCTCGCCGTTCTGGACTACGCATTGCGCCGACGCTTCGGCTTCTTCGAGATGACTCCGGGTTTCGACTCGACCGGATTCATCCACTGGCAGCAGTCGGCCGACAGCCCCAGCCTCGACCGCCTCGTCTCCGTCGTCATCAACCTGAACAAGGCCATCGCCGCCGACCCCGCGCTCGGTGGAGGATTCGCCATCGGACACAGCTTCCTCTGCCGACCCGCGGATGGCGATGCCGACGACGCGTGGCTGTACTCCGTCGTCGAGGATGAACTCGTTCCACTGCTCGACGAGTATTGGTTCGACGAACCACAGACTGCTGCGGACTGGGCGACCAAACTACGCGATGCCGTCGCATGA
- the mcrC gene encoding 5-methylcytosine-specific restriction endonuclease system specificity protein McrC, which yields MIDRTIAIHNVYVMLAYAFRAIRSPGTGRIATERFDHLHDLLAEVLVRGAGTQVKRGLHHDYLHRSDELTTVRGRIDVARSVAARSTTRGRLVCAFDDYEPDTPHNQALKSVIVLLIRHGTVTPQRKTALRRLLPYLDAVTLVAPTSIRWDRLTYHRANSSYRLLLGVCELVVRGLLPTEEAGSTKLASWFADDTMSSLYERFLREYFAFHHPDFSPGASTVAWDLDEPSVVGRQQLPVMRTDVMLRRGKRTLIIDAKYYGSSMQVTPWGKATVHSANLYQILAYVKNEDVNRDGSVGGMLLYARTDAAEQPNVDVVVQGNRIGARTLDLNRPWRELAAQLEDACSWLDA from the coding sequence ATGATCGACCGGACGATCGCCATCCATAACGTTTACGTGATGCTGGCGTACGCGTTCAGGGCAATTCGAAGCCCAGGCACCGGCCGGATCGCCACCGAGCGGTTCGACCACCTCCACGACCTGCTCGCGGAGGTCCTCGTCCGCGGCGCCGGAACACAGGTCAAGCGCGGGCTCCACCACGACTACCTCCACCGGAGCGACGAGCTCACCACGGTTCGCGGACGTATCGATGTCGCCCGCTCCGTCGCAGCCCGCTCAACAACCCGCGGGCGGCTTGTGTGCGCCTTCGACGATTACGAGCCCGACACGCCGCACAACCAGGCACTGAAGTCCGTCATCGTGCTCCTCATCCGCCACGGCACGGTCACGCCGCAGCGGAAGACCGCACTTCGCCGGCTCCTTCCCTACCTCGATGCCGTGACACTCGTCGCGCCGACGTCGATCCGCTGGGACAGGCTCACCTACCACCGCGCCAATTCTTCCTACCGGCTTCTGCTTGGTGTCTGCGAACTCGTCGTCCGCGGGCTCCTGCCCACAGAGGAGGCCGGATCCACCAAGCTCGCGTCGTGGTTCGCAGACGACACCATGAGCAGTCTCTACGAACGGTTCCTGCGGGAGTACTTCGCCTTTCATCACCCCGACTTCTCCCCTGGGGCGTCCACCGTCGCCTGGGATCTCGACGAGCCGAGCGTCGTCGGCAGGCAACAACTGCCCGTGATGCGCACCGACGTGATGCTCCGACGGGGGAAGCGCACCCTGATCATCGACGCGAAGTACTACGGGAGCTCCATGCAGGTCACCCCGTGGGGAAAGGCGACCGTCCATTCCGCGAACCTGTACCAGATACTGGCCTACGTCAAAAATGAGGACGTGAACCGCGACGGCTCCGTCGGCGGCATGCTTCTTTACGCCCGGACTGACGCGGCGGAGCAGCCCAACGTCGATGTCGTGGTCCAGGGCAACCGGATAGGCGCACGGACTCTCGATCTCAACCGACCCTGGAGAGAACTCGCCGCACAACTCGAGGACGCCTGCAGCTGGCTCGACGCCTGA